A stretch of Lysinibacillus agricola DNA encodes these proteins:
- a CDS encoding FAD:protein FMN transferase, which yields MDTLTLQIMNTELYIAMPKGVHFRWKEKAEKWLHYVAKEWSRFQSNNELSQLNDLKIGETLRISSLLYDCLVQANQYYQRSNGLFSPYLKRQLEQHGYNQSFPFDSAKSKAFQNKPLIANQPFQFLGDEQVMKVAQQEIDLGGFAKGYAIEKLANWLEQEVSPDFGLIDGGGDMKMWSSGEKTWTIGVADAWDNDKEISSIKMKTGAIATSNRVYRSWMQGTMKKHHLLNGQTGEIADTEVLQASVVTSSLCDAEVGAKLCFLMDGDELQQWFENNCQQSARFIVKEGQAANWRMTGEK from the coding sequence GTGGATACACTAACTTTACAAATAATGAATACTGAATTATATATAGCTATGCCAAAAGGTGTTCATTTCAGATGGAAAGAAAAAGCAGAGAAATGGCTTCATTACGTAGCAAAAGAATGGTCAAGATTTCAATCAAATAATGAATTATCACAACTAAATGATTTGAAAATCGGAGAAACGCTTCGCATTAGTTCGTTATTATATGATTGTTTAGTGCAAGCAAATCAATATTATCAACGTTCTAATGGTTTATTCTCACCGTATCTTAAACGCCAATTAGAACAGCATGGCTACAATCAATCTTTCCCATTTGATTCAGCTAAAAGTAAGGCATTTCAAAACAAACCTCTGATTGCAAATCAACCATTTCAATTTCTAGGCGATGAGCAAGTCATGAAGGTAGCACAGCAGGAAATTGATTTGGGTGGATTTGCCAAAGGGTATGCCATTGAAAAATTGGCGAATTGGCTTGAGCAAGAGGTATCGCCTGATTTCGGACTAATAGACGGGGGAGGGGATATGAAAATGTGGTCATCTGGGGAAAAGACTTGGACAATCGGCGTGGCAGATGCCTGGGATAACGACAAGGAAATTAGCTCTATTAAAATGAAAACAGGTGCTATTGCTACATCCAATCGAGTTTATCGAAGCTGGATGCAAGGAACAATGAAGAAACATCATTTATTGAACGGACAAACAGGTGAAATCGCAGATACAGAAGTATTACAAGCTTCAGTCGTAACGTCCTCTTTATGTGATGCGGAGGTTGGTGCAAAACTGTGCTTTCTTATGGATGGGGATGAATTGCAGCAATGGTTCGAAAATAATTGTCAACAAAGTGCTCGCTTTATCGTTAAAGAAGGGCAAGCAGCAAATTGGAGGATGACGGGGGAGAAATAA
- a CDS encoding copper amine oxidase N-terminal domain-containing protein, whose product MKMKEISLVVVLILAGFITNGVVVHADDHEHEDKKHEKYKEYKDYKDDDDDDDEKYYYDDEEEGETYYFQDAVSEKGTWNIWTRTVAADKEVLPFTSSQKVTLKVEGTNKEQSFFVIPKDGEFFVPGKAVAQVLGAKVTFYKASKILDIQYQENELIFRAGTNVVYDNNMKTPSPAQAFYVNEELYVPISTITNGLGYIAEWQESNQTFVCQPITN is encoded by the coding sequence ATGAAGATGAAAGAAATTAGTCTTGTTGTAGTTCTAATATTGGCAGGTTTTATAACAAATGGCGTAGTCGTACATGCAGATGATCACGAACATGAAGATAAAAAACATGAAAAATATAAAGAATATAAGGACTATAAAGACGATGATGATGACGACGATGAGAAATATTACTATGACGATGAAGAAGAAGGTGAAACTTACTACTTTCAAGACGCTGTAAGTGAAAAGGGTACTTGGAATATTTGGACACGAACAGTTGCAGCAGATAAAGAAGTATTACCTTTCACAAGCTCTCAAAAGGTCACGTTAAAGGTAGAAGGTACAAATAAGGAGCAAAGCTTTTTTGTTATACCAAAAGATGGGGAATTTTTTGTACCAGGAAAAGCAGTAGCACAGGTTTTAGGAGCAAAAGTAACCTTTTACAAAGCAAGTAAGATTTTAGATATCCAATATCAAGAAAATGAATTAATTTTCCGTGCTGGAACTAACGTTGTCTATGATAACAATATGAAAACACCATCTCCTGCACAAGCATTTTATGTAAATGAAGAATTATATGTACCTATTAGTACAATAACAAATGGCTTAGGCTATATAGCGGAATGGCAAGAAAGTAATCAAACGTTTGTCTGCCAGCCAATTACAAATTAG
- a CDS encoding ferric reductase-like transmembrane domain-containing protein, translating into MILSTWEWIRLLGFLAYFYFTISIIFGLLRKSAFVKSHKNLIYHIHQDAGWLGLITVIAHMLVLLIDHYEPYSLVEILFPFSAEYQSLSSALGTIAFYLFLMVIMTSDLWIRTMNRSLWKKLHFLVLPAWVLSLAHGVLIGTDTENALIIMFYVASAGITLLILVARTISQFMKKVNISTSHNN; encoded by the coding sequence ATGATCCTAAGTACGTGGGAATGGATTCGATTATTAGGGTTTTTAGCGTATTTTTACTTTACAATTTCCATTATATTTGGTTTATTGAGAAAATCAGCATTTGTAAAATCACATAAAAATTTAATTTATCATATACATCAAGATGCGGGATGGCTAGGCTTAATCACCGTAATAGCGCATATGTTAGTGCTTTTAATCGATCATTATGAGCCTTATAGTCTAGTAGAGATTTTATTCCCGTTCTCTGCTGAATATCAGTCTCTATCATCAGCTCTTGGTACAATTGCATTTTATTTGTTTTTAATGGTTATCATGACATCTGATTTATGGATTCGAACAATGAATCGCTCGTTATGGAAAAAGCTTCACTTTCTTGTGCTACCAGCATGGGTATTATCACTTGCTCATGGAGTGCTTATTGGAACGGATACAGAAAATGCGTTGATTATCATGTTTTATGTAGCTTCTGCGGGAATTACCTTGTTAATACTAGTAGCAAGAACAATAAGCCAGTTCATGAAAAAAGTAAATATTTCAACGTCACACAATAATTAA
- a CDS encoding DMT family transporter — MNIYKFIALLVLTTFLMGSSFAIVKLGLPYSSPLLLAALRFILAGVMLAVIVIALKRPHPTSKEGWIKILTIGAFQTAGVMGCIFLSLRTITASESSILTFTNPLLVVIFATIFTKVRYRLYQWCGVLLGLIGVTITMGAQVEVQIGIIFGILSAVFWAIATLLAKKWGVLFDTWVLSAYQMLFGGLLLLLASFVLEQPFFTVNSHSVFILLWLSIFSSIVQFAGWYYLLQNSDPGKTSAFLFLAPFFGVLTGWILLDEPLKPSLVVGGLFIIAGIYLVNRNFTAKNIRGETLKDSRA; from the coding sequence ATGAATATTTATAAATTTATAGCTTTATTAGTTTTAACGACTTTTTTAATGGGGTCTTCATTTGCCATTGTTAAATTGGGATTGCCGTATTCATCTCCACTGTTATTGGCTGCACTCCGCTTTATTCTGGCAGGGGTAATGTTGGCTGTTATCGTGATCGCTTTAAAGAGACCACATCCGACCTCAAAAGAAGGCTGGATTAAAATTTTAACGATTGGAGCATTTCAAACTGCTGGTGTAATGGGCTGTATCTTTTTAAGCTTACGGACGATTACGGCAAGTGAATCTTCTATTCTAACATTTACAAATCCGTTGCTTGTCGTCATATTTGCTACGATATTTACGAAGGTACGTTACCGATTGTATCAATGGTGTGGTGTTTTGTTGGGGTTAATTGGTGTTACGATTACAATGGGTGCACAAGTTGAAGTGCAAATCGGAATTATCTTTGGCATTCTGTCGGCCGTTTTTTGGGCAATTGCGACACTACTAGCTAAAAAATGGGGCGTTCTTTTTGATACATGGGTGCTATCAGCCTATCAAATGCTTTTTGGTGGTTTACTACTTTTACTGGCGAGTTTTGTGTTAGAACAACCATTTTTTACTGTGAATAGTCATTCAGTATTCATTTTATTATGGCTCAGCATTTTCTCATCAATTGTTCAATTTGCAGGCTGGTATTATCTTTTACAAAATAGTGATCCTGGAAAAACGAGTGCCTTTTTGTTTTTAGCTCCTTTTTTCGGCGTGTTAACAGGTTGGATACTATTAGATGAACCATTAAAACCATCATTAGTCGTCGGTGGACTGTTTATTATTGCTGGTATATATTTAGTGAACCGTAACTTTACGGCTAAAAATATCCGCGGAGAGACTTTGAAAGATAGTCGAGCATAG
- a CDS encoding sensor histidine kinase translates to MFHKTRKKLSYLYAALYFLLFSLFVIVLYFSLVKLMEHQQLNELEDFYVKQEHDFFEHVYADTKTLSYDPNRNFFYYIYTKDHTFVHGDESFKGLKKQVEKVFGNSNTNEELVKHYEWQEEHFLLLKKPIFNNDVVVGYIFVGKSVTSQHHFFQMAKYLLILLTCISTVLIGLLGYYMAGKAMIPIQWSFNKQKKFVSDASHELRTPLSIFYSSLEILEVEEAKQLSPFGKELIADLKDEAEIMKELIEKLLFLARHDQQQISIQKETIPLSTLLQKVSTKFQRIMPPEIQFSTEIQEDIELLGDASKIQELLYILLDNAIRYTNSGAITLALLKNKDSIKITVADSGVGMTEQELPLVFERFYRSDAARQRNGSGLGLAIAKAIVEQHNGKIYATSKVDKGTTFHIEFPI, encoded by the coding sequence ATGTTTCATAAAACGAGAAAAAAATTATCCTATTTGTATGCAGCGCTTTACTTTTTATTATTTTCATTATTCGTTATAGTTCTATACTTTTCCCTCGTTAAATTAATGGAACATCAACAACTAAACGAATTAGAAGACTTTTATGTTAAGCAAGAGCACGATTTTTTTGAACACGTTTATGCAGACACAAAAACCTTAAGTTATGACCCAAATCGCAATTTTTTTTACTATATTTACACAAAGGATCATACATTTGTCCATGGTGACGAATCGTTCAAAGGACTGAAGAAACAGGTTGAAAAAGTATTTGGCAATAGCAATACAAATGAGGAACTCGTAAAACATTATGAATGGCAAGAAGAGCATTTTCTTCTTCTAAAAAAGCCAATTTTCAACAACGATGTAGTAGTAGGGTATATTTTTGTTGGTAAATCTGTGACGTCACAGCATCACTTTTTCCAAATGGCAAAGTATTTACTCATATTATTAACGTGTATTTCGACAGTCTTAATCGGTCTACTGGGCTATTATATGGCAGGTAAAGCGATGATACCTATTCAGTGGTCGTTCAATAAACAAAAAAAGTTTGTATCCGATGCATCTCATGAATTACGAACACCGCTAAGTATTTTTTATAGTTCACTTGAAATTTTAGAAGTGGAGGAAGCAAAACAATTAAGCCCTTTTGGCAAAGAATTAATTGCGGATTTAAAAGACGAGGCTGAAATCATGAAAGAGCTAATAGAAAAACTGCTGTTCTTAGCAAGACATGATCAGCAGCAGATTTCCATCCAAAAAGAAACCATACCATTATCAACTTTACTCCAAAAAGTGAGCACGAAATTCCAAAGGATTATGCCTCCTGAAATCCAGTTTTCTACTGAAATCCAAGAAGACATCGAGCTGCTTGGTGATGCTTCAAAGATACAAGAACTGCTCTATATTCTTTTAGACAACGCGATAAGATATACAAATAGTGGAGCAATAACGCTTGCGCTTTTAAAAAATAAAGACTCTATAAAAATTACTGTTGCTGATAGCGGCGTTGGTATGACTGAACAGGAATTGCCTTTAGTATTTGAGCGATTCTACCGAAGTGATGCTGCTCGTCAACGAAATGGCTCTGGTTTAGGTCTTGCCATAGCAAAAGCAATAGTGGAGCAACATAATGGGAAAATTTACGCAACAAGTAAAGTAGATAAAGGCACTACATTTCATATTGAATTCCCTATATAA
- a CDS encoding response regulator transcription factor, which yields MKILLAEDDARLRRNIVHILKKEFHNVTEAENGQDALDHTLTEKYDLVILDWMMPQLSGIEVCQQLRKTGFNGSILMLTAKDDTEDIIKGLDSGADDYIVKPFKIEELLARVRALLRRKDKVIEQVIQINQLQLNVDSRVFLYNNEVVDLTKNEFLLLEYLFINKGRVLTREQICIYIWGYDYDVSNNSLDALVKLVRKKIDDSQSKSRIQNVRGIGYKLREH from the coding sequence TTGAAAATATTATTAGCAGAAGATGATGCACGACTAAGAAGAAATATCGTTCATATTTTAAAGAAAGAATTTCACAATGTGACAGAAGCGGAGAATGGGCAGGATGCGCTAGACCATACGCTTACAGAGAAATATGATCTTGTTATTTTAGACTGGATGATGCCGCAGCTTAGTGGAATAGAAGTGTGCCAGCAGCTACGAAAGACTGGATTTAATGGTAGTATTTTAATGCTAACAGCAAAGGACGACACAGAAGACATCATTAAAGGACTTGATAGTGGCGCAGATGATTACATAGTAAAACCATTTAAAATAGAGGAACTTTTAGCAAGAGTTCGCGCTTTACTACGAAGAAAAGATAAAGTGATAGAACAGGTCATCCAGATCAATCAATTACAGCTAAATGTAGATTCCCGAGTGTTTTTGTACAATAATGAAGTAGTTGACCTTACTAAAAATGAATTTTTACTGTTAGAATATTTATTTATCAATAAAGGTCGTGTACTAACAAGAGAACAGATTTGTATTTATATATGGGGCTACGATTACGATGTTTCGAATAATTCCTTAGATGCTTTAGTCAAACTTGTTCGAAAAAAAATTGATGATAGTCAATCCAAATCACGTATTCAAAATGTCAGAGGTATTGGCTATAAACTGAGGGAACACTAA